Sequence from the Hamadaea flava genome:
GACACCCGCGACGCCGAGGAGCAGGTGGCGAAGCTGCAACGGGAGAAGGACGCCGCCGTCCGCAACGAGGAGTACGCCAAGGCGGACCAGCTGAAGGCGGCCATCGCCGACGCCGAGGATCACCTTGCCCGGCTGAAGGGGCAGACCGGGGAGGTGCCCGAGGTCGGCGTGCCGGATATCGCGGACGTCGTGGCTCGGCGTACCGGGATCCCGGTGGCCCAGCTGACCGAGGCCGAACGGGACCGGCTGCTCAACCTCGAGGAACATCTGCACCAGCGGGTCGTCGGCCAGGACGAGGCGGTGACGGCGGTCGCCGAGGCGGTACGCCGGGCCCGGGCCGGACTGGGCGATCCGAAGCGCCCCGACGGCTCCTTCCTATTCCTGGGACCGACCGGGGTCGGCAAGACCGAGCTGGCGCGTACGCTCGCCGAGGCGCTCTTCGGCGACGAGGACGGCATGGTCCGCTTCGACATGAGTGAGTTCCAGGAGAAGCACACCGTCAGCCGCCTCGTCGGGGCGCCGCCCGGATACGTCGGCTACGACGACGCCGGGCAGCTGACCGAGGCCGTCCGCCGCCGCCCGTACAGCGTGCTGCTGTTCGACGAGATCGAGAAGGCCCATCCGGACGTCTTCAACATCCTGTTGCAGCTGCTCGACGACGGGCGGCTGACCGACGGCCAGGGGCGTACCGTCGACTTCAGCAACACGGTCGTGGTGATGACCAGCAACATCGGCGCGGACCGCATCCTCGCCGCGCAGACGGCCGGCAAGGACGTGGCCATGTTGCGCGACGACCTGATGGAGCTACTGGGTCAGCGGTTCCGGCCGGAGTTCCTGAACCGGATCGACGATGTCATCATCTTCACCGGCTTGACCCAGGCCGACCTGCGCCAGATCACCGAGCTGCTGCTCCAAGGCACGAAACGGCGGCTGAAGGCGCAGAACATCACGCTGGAGGTCACGCCGGAAGCGGTCGACTGGCTGGCCGAGCGCGGTCACCAGCCCGAGTATGGTGCGCGTCCGCTGCGCCGCGCGCTCCAGCGTGAGCTGGACGGGCCGTTGTCGAAGATGGTCCTGGCGGGTCAGGTGAGCGGGGGCGACACCGCCACGGTCCGCGTCGTCGACGGCAAGCTCGACTTCCAGATCACGGCGTCGGAGCGAGCCGAGGAACCCGCCACAGCGTGACCGCTCCGGCGAGCACGCCGAACAGCAGAGATGCCCCGTGATGGTCCTGCCTCACCAGCAGGACCAGACCGGCCAGCGGCACCAGGACGGCCAGAATCCCGGTGCCGCGGCCGGTCCTCCTCAGGACCACAAAGGCCGCCACCAGCACGAGCATCCCGATCATCGTGACGACCCAGTCGCTGAGCAGCGTGCCAGTCAGAGCTACCGCGTACAGCGCCGTGAGGTAGCCGGTGTTGGGCGGCAACGTCATCCGGTTCAGCAGGGCCGCCGCGGCCAGCCCGCCCACCAGGCCGCAGACCGCCACGGAGTTCCCGCCGCCGGGCGGCTCCCACGCATACCCGAGCGCCTGGCCGAGCAGGCCCGCGCCGAAATAGAGCACCGCCCAGCGCCATCGGCCCAGGCCGGCCTCGACGAGGTAGCCGAAGCCGGCAAGAGTGAGCAGATTGAACACCAGCTGCGTCCAGCCGTCGGCCTGCACGAGCAACGCCGAGAACAGCCGCCACCAGCCGCCCGCCGAGAACCCGGCCGGATCGCGCCCCAGCGCCCGCATAACGTCGCCGTCGACCGCGGCCCACAAACTGACGGCGGCCGTGCCGGCGAAGACGACGACGGTCAACCAAGGGAGCTTCTTCACACCCAAGATCATGCCTGAGCCGAGATCAGCCTCGCGACCGCGCGCTCGGCGGCCGCGCGTACGCGGGGAACGGGGTCGTCGCGCAGCTCGGCCACGGCCGGACCGGCCTCCGCCACCAGATGCCTCGCCACGACCTTGGCCGCCATTTCGCGGACGCGCCAAGCCTCGTCGCCGAACGCGCCGACGACGGCGTTCGTGGCGCTGTCGTCCCAGGACCAGAGCAGCCCTCGCATGGCCCACACCCGGAACCAGTACGTGTCCTCGTGCTCCGCGCCGTCGAAATACTTGTCGGCGCCGCGCCCGGCGACCGACCGGAGCAGCCGCAGATCCGTCTCGCCGCGCAGCAGCGCCAGGCAGTCGGCGAGCACCGCCGCCTTGCCCCGGCGGCGGCACTCCCACTCGATCTGCTCACGCGGCGTCAGGTCCATGCCGCCGAATATGCCAGACGGGTCCGACAGGCGCTTATACGCTGGACGCGGCCGCCGCGGACGACCGGTTGCCCCGGGCCACCAGCCGCAACGCCTGCGCGATCGCGATCGCCTCCAGCGCCGACATCACCGGGGCGAGCACTTCGAAGGCGTACGAGTCGGGGCGGAAACTGAACGTGCCCGTGGTCGGCATGATCCGGCCGACGAGGCCGTGCTGGCCGTAGAACTCGAACTTCCGGTCCGACCAGACGCTGACCTGCCGCACCGTCAACTGGCCGCCGGCCGCCAGAATCAGCTCGGCCCCGTTGAACGGCCGCCAAGCGCCGGGAATCAACTGGACGACCCGGCGGCCGTCGAGCGTACGCACCGGAAACCGCCGCCGGAACACGCCCTCGGGGCGGCACTCGGCCACGACCGACCCGGCCGGGTCGGTGATCTCGAAACGCTGCGTCCAGGTGTGCCACACGATCCCGGCGATCGG
This genomic interval carries:
- a CDS encoding phospholipid scramblase family protein, producing MTLFAPFSGTLYLPDKEFLNTSTPVLLPDGRPIAGIVWHTWTQRFEITDPAGSVVAECRPEGVFRRRFPVRTLDGRRVVQLIPGAWRPFNGAELILAAGGQLTVRQVSVWSDRKFEFYGQHGLVGRIMPTTGTFSFRPDSYAFEVLAPVMSALEAIAIAQALRLVARGNRSSAAAASSV
- a CDS encoding HEAT repeat domain-containing protein gives rise to the protein MDLTPREQIEWECRRRGKAAVLADCLALLRGETDLRLLRSVAGRGADKYFDGAEHEDTYWFRVWAMRGLLWSWDDSATNAVVGAFGDEAWRVREMAAKVVARHLVAEAGPAVAELRDDPVPRVRAAAERAVARLISAQA
- a CDS encoding rhomboid family intramembrane serine protease, producing MKKLPWLTVVVFAGTAAVSLWAAVDGDVMRALGRDPAGFSAGGWWRLFSALLVQADGWTQLVFNLLTLAGFGYLVEAGLGRWRWAVLYFGAGLLGQALGYAWEPPGGGNSVAVCGLVGGLAAAALLNRMTLPPNTGYLTALYAVALTGTLLSDWVVTMIGMLVLVAAFVVLRRTGRGTGILAVLVPLAGLVLLVRQDHHGASLLFGVLAGAVTLWRVPRLAPTP